A genomic segment from Gossypium hirsutum isolate 1008001.06 chromosome D04, Gossypium_hirsutum_v2.1, whole genome shotgun sequence encodes:
- the LOC107930143 gene encoding vacuolar cation/proton exchanger 3 isoform X2, translated as MGSLQEPWVLENVDSKGLVRHGKTSINMSSSLLRTKSDLPLGSRVRCPMLRHFLANLHEVVLGTKLSVIFPVVPLAFVAHFYGFGRPWVFALSLLGVSALAERISFLTEQIAYYIGPTVGGLVNATCGNATELIIAIFALRQNKIDMVKYSLLGSVLSNMLLVLGTSLFCGGIAYLRKGQKFNRRQAEVNCILLLLALLCHSLPLLFRMSGASAADTADPILQLSRASSVVMLIAYITYLVFQLFTHSQFFEAQEEPKDEEDGALEQGGGEGEEEEEEAVIGFWSAFVWLVVLTALVSLLSQYLVETIEDASYSWGISVSFNSMILLPIVGNAAEHAGAIIFAFKDKLDISLGVALGSATQISMFAVPLCAIAAWIMGIDMDLNFNLLETGCLALSIIAVAFTLQDGNSHYLKGLILILLYSVIGACFFVSKTPLTT; from the exons ATGGGATCGTTGCAAGAGCCATGGGTATTGGAGAATGTAGATTCGAAGGGTTTGGTCCGCCATGGCAAGACTTCAATTAACATGTCGTCGTCGTTGTTGCGGACAAAGTCGGACCTGCCGCTTGGTTCCAGGGTCCGATGCCCAATGCTTAGGCACTTCCTCGCCAATCTTCATGAGGTCGTTTTAGGCACTAAACTCTCTGTTATCTTTCCTGTTGTTCCACTCGCCTTTGTTGCTCACTTCTATGGGTTTGGAAGA CCTTGGGTTTTTGCATTAAGTTTACTTGGAGTTTCAGCATTGGCTGAACGAATCAGCTTCCTCACCGA GCAAATTGCTTATTACATTGGCCCAACAG TGGGAGGGTTGGTGAATGCAACCTGTGGCAATGCTACTGAGCTGATCATAGCAATTTTTGCACTAAGGCAAAACAAAATAGATATGGTAAAGTATTCCCTGCTGGGTTCAGTCCTATCAAATATGCTTTTGGTTCTTGGGACCTCTCTCTTTTGTGGCGGTATTGCTTACCTCAGAAAGGGACAAAAATTCAACAGA AGACAAGCCGAAGTGAACTGTATCTTACTGCTGCTTGCATTACTGTGCCATTCGCTGCCATTGTTGTTCCGAATGAGTGGGGCATCCGCCGCTGACACAGCCGACCCAATACTGCAGTTGTCGAGAGCCAGCAGCGTTGTTATGTTGATTGCTTACATTACATACCTGGTCTTCCAACTATTCACACACAGTCAATTCTTTGAAGCTCAAGAG GAACCaaaagatgaagaagatggaGCATTAGaacaaggaggaggagaaggagaggaggaagaagaagaagcagttATTGGATTTTGGAGCGCATTTGTATGGCTAGTTGTACTCACTGCTCTCGTCTCTCTGCTATCTCAATATCTTGTAGAAACAATTGAG GATGCCTCGTATTCATGGGGAATCTCTGTTAGCTTTAACAGTATGATTTTGCTACCCATTGTTGGAAATGCAGCAGAACATGCAGGAGCCATCATTTTTGCTTTTAAAGACAAGCTG GATATTTCTCTAGGTGTTGCATTAGGATCTGCAACTCAGATTTCCATGTTTGCAGTACCACTCTGCGCGATTGCAGCTTGGATTATGGGTATTGACATGGATCTTAACTTCAATCTCCTTGAAACTGGCTGTCTCGCCCTATCAATTATTGCTGTTGCCTTCACTTTACAA GATGGTAATTCTCACTACCTCAAAGGACTGATTCTTATACTGCTCTACAGTGTTATTGGAGCTTGCTTTTTTGTATCCAAAACACCTCTAA CAACTTGA
- the LOC107930143 gene encoding vacuolar cation/proton exchanger 3 isoform X1 — protein sequence MQYFGFTCNIFRFLWERKMGSLQEPWVLENVDSKGLVRHGKTSINMSSSLLRTKSDLPLGSRVRCPMLRHFLANLHEVVLGTKLSVIFPVVPLAFVAHFYGFGRPWVFALSLLGVSALAERISFLTEQIAYYIGPTVGGLVNATCGNATELIIAIFALRQNKIDMVKYSLLGSVLSNMLLVLGTSLFCGGIAYLRKGQKFNRRQAEVNCILLLLALLCHSLPLLFRMSGASAADTADPILQLSRASSVVMLIAYITYLVFQLFTHSQFFEAQEEPKDEEDGALEQGGGEGEEEEEEAVIGFWSAFVWLVVLTALVSLLSQYLVETIEDASYSWGISVSFNSMILLPIVGNAAEHAGAIIFAFKDKLDISLGVALGSATQISMFAVPLCAIAAWIMGIDMDLNFNLLETGCLALSIIAVAFTLQDGNSHYLKGLILILLYSVIGACFFVSKTPLTT from the exons ATGCAGTACTTTGGGTTTACGTGCAACATATTTAGGTTTTTGTGGGAAAGAAAGATGGGATCGTTGCAAGAGCCATGGGTATTGGAGAATGTAGATTCGAAGGGTTTGGTCCGCCATGGCAAGACTTCAATTAACATGTCGTCGTCGTTGTTGCGGACAAAGTCGGACCTGCCGCTTGGTTCCAGGGTCCGATGCCCAATGCTTAGGCACTTCCTCGCCAATCTTCATGAGGTCGTTTTAGGCACTAAACTCTCTGTTATCTTTCCTGTTGTTCCACTCGCCTTTGTTGCTCACTTCTATGGGTTTGGAAGA CCTTGGGTTTTTGCATTAAGTTTACTTGGAGTTTCAGCATTGGCTGAACGAATCAGCTTCCTCACCGA GCAAATTGCTTATTACATTGGCCCAACAG TGGGAGGGTTGGTGAATGCAACCTGTGGCAATGCTACTGAGCTGATCATAGCAATTTTTGCACTAAGGCAAAACAAAATAGATATGGTAAAGTATTCCCTGCTGGGTTCAGTCCTATCAAATATGCTTTTGGTTCTTGGGACCTCTCTCTTTTGTGGCGGTATTGCTTACCTCAGAAAGGGACAAAAATTCAACAGA AGACAAGCCGAAGTGAACTGTATCTTACTGCTGCTTGCATTACTGTGCCATTCGCTGCCATTGTTGTTCCGAATGAGTGGGGCATCCGCCGCTGACACAGCCGACCCAATACTGCAGTTGTCGAGAGCCAGCAGCGTTGTTATGTTGATTGCTTACATTACATACCTGGTCTTCCAACTATTCACACACAGTCAATTCTTTGAAGCTCAAGAG GAACCaaaagatgaagaagatggaGCATTAGaacaaggaggaggagaaggagaggaggaagaagaagaagcagttATTGGATTTTGGAGCGCATTTGTATGGCTAGTTGTACTCACTGCTCTCGTCTCTCTGCTATCTCAATATCTTGTAGAAACAATTGAG GATGCCTCGTATTCATGGGGAATCTCTGTTAGCTTTAACAGTATGATTTTGCTACCCATTGTTGGAAATGCAGCAGAACATGCAGGAGCCATCATTTTTGCTTTTAAAGACAAGCTG GATATTTCTCTAGGTGTTGCATTAGGATCTGCAACTCAGATTTCCATGTTTGCAGTACCACTCTGCGCGATTGCAGCTTGGATTATGGGTATTGACATGGATCTTAACTTCAATCTCCTTGAAACTGGCTGTCTCGCCCTATCAATTATTGCTGTTGCCTTCACTTTACAA GATGGTAATTCTCACTACCTCAAAGGACTGATTCTTATACTGCTCTACAGTGTTATTGGAGCTTGCTTTTTTGTATCCAAAACACCTCTAA CAACTTGA